From Oreochromis aureus strain Israel breed Guangdong linkage group 4, ZZ_aureus, whole genome shotgun sequence, a single genomic window includes:
- the LOC116328527 gene encoding uncharacterized protein LOC116328527: MNISQMDLFADLPESDSQDMLCHINQLDEVRKKLQEALCHYTTDTLTYIDTMRAFCQMFPKWILWRKTKVEIMRDIKDRLEALDLNINHVTKSEEKGKAFVEYMKSQVTVNVDSKRAELENELVEVLKDTASGLESLSSFLDAVEKLAVTSLHVFTENHVLHLPEGISPEYVQAVILAARVICPLLLEFKRDDNAFFLPKLQNVEVLAYQLDRYIQTSKTICEKLDKSCFSDFGLKMAVETVVDLDVDLPEDDIQRMLDHVNQLDEIRMNEQFRMVFLFQEEPCHGFISEFDKRRPTMLQFLKGMEETAVQLDRMNMGAKISSVAGSSVGAVGGVLSIVGLALRPFTAGVSLALTMTGVGLGITSGVSSIVTTATEVGVNATQRKKASEVFKNFMEDVQSLQSCLEEVTSQTIAKLDAVDQTMFMVVGKIAVNAITIGKGIGALVDLASAVKVLQTEELLMSAEKVVAQKGQVLRNAPRVASDIPDIGQAAAKGTLALSKSARAGLIALNALFLGMDIFVICKDSISLAKGSKTELSQFIRARAALWSSEIDSWQKMHDSLNEGLPTSEKKKAVLETPIYLEMEVKKQSEAERVEPSAE, from the exons CTCTTCGCGGATTTGCCTGAAAGTGACTCACAAGACATGCTTTGTCACATTAATCAGCTCGATGAAGTCAG GAAAAAGCTACAGGAGGCCTTGTGCCACTACACCACAGACACCCTCACCTACATTGACACAATGAGAGCATTCTGTCAGATGTTCCCTAAATGGATTCTCTGGAGAAAAACCAAGGTAGAAATAATGAGGGATATCAAAGATAGACTTGAAGCACTTGACCTAAACATCAACCATGTTACTAAGTCAGAGGAAAAAGGTAAAGCCTTTGTGGAGTATATGAAGAGCCAGGTGACTGTGAATGTAGACAGCAAGCGTGCAGAGCTGGAGAATGAGCTGGTCGAAGTGTTGAAGGACACTGCAAGTGGCCTGGAGAGTCTCAGCAGCTTCCTGGATGCAGTGGAGAAGCTGGCAGTGACCTCGCTGCATGTGTTCACGGAGAACCATGTGTTACACCTTCCAGAAGGGATCAGTCCTGAGTATGTTCAGGCTGTCATCTTGGCTGCACGAGTGATCTGTCCTCTGCTGCTGGAGTTTAAAAGAGACGACAACGCCTTCTTCCTTCCCAAACTCCAGAATGTGGAAGTGCTGGCATATCAGCTGGACAGATACATACAGACCTCCAAGACAATCTGTGAGAAGTTGGACAAAAg CTGCTTCAGTGACTTTGGTCTGAAGATGGCTGTAGAAACTGTGGTTGATCTTGATGTGGATTTGCCTGAGGATGACATACAGAGAATGCTTGATCACGTAAATCAGCTTGATGAGATCAG GATGAACGAGCAGTTCCGAATGGTGTTCTTGTTCCAGGAGGAACCGTGCCATGGGTTCATTAGTGAGTTTGACAAGCGACGGCCCACCATGCTGCAGTTTCTAAAGGGGATGGAGGAGACAGCTGTTCAGTTAGACAGAATGAATATGGGGGCAAAGATTTCCAGTGTGGCAGGCAGCTCCGTGGGGGCAGTTGGAGGTGTGCTGTCCATTGTTGGTTTGGCATTAAGGCCTTTCACAGCAGGAGTTTCTCTAGCTTTGACAATGACTGGAGTCGGGTTGGGAATCACCAGTGGAGTCAGCAGTATTGTTACCACTGCAACAGAGGTTGGAGTAAATGCTACACAACGAAAGAAAGCCTCTGAAGTCTTCAAGAACTTTATGGAGGATGTACAGAGTCTCCAGAGTTGTCTGGAGGAGGTTACCAGTCAAACCATTGCCAAACTGGACGCAGTTGACCAAACTATGTTTATGGTAGTTGGCAAGATTGCAGTTAACGCTATTACTATTGGAAAGGGTATTGGTGCACTTGTTGATTTAGCTTCTGCTGTTAAGGTGTTACAAACTGAAGAGCTGCTCATGAGTGCTGAGAAAGTCGTGGCTCAAAAAGGACAAGTGTTACGTAATGCACCCAGGGTGGCCTCAGATATCCCAGATATTGGTCAGGCAGCAGCCAAAGGGACCCTTGCACTGTCCAAGTCAGCAAGAGCAGGTCTCATTGCACTTAATGCTCTCTTCCTCGGCATGGATATTTTCGTCATCTGTAAAGACAGCATCAGTCTGGCTAAAGGCAGCAAGACTGAACTCTCACAATTCATCAGAGCACGAGCTGCACTTTGGAGTTCAGAGATCGACTCATGGCAGAAGATGCATGACTCTCTGAATGAAGGTTTGCCaacatcagaaaaaaagaaggctGTCCTGGAGACTCCAATTTATCTGGAGATGGAGGTGAAGAAACAGAGTGAAGCAGAAAGGGTAGAACCATCTGctgaatga